One Bacillota bacterium genomic window carries:
- a CDS encoding P-loop domain-containing protein produces MKFVALVSSSRSSTVAPFVDRAREIFLETGVSTVLVMGGSGDYLDVADTVIMMDAYRAWMSRRRPAWWHGSILRGERREPGARSGCRRPEDPGAREL; encoded by the coding sequence ATGAAGTTCGTCGCGCTGGTATCCTCATCTAGGAGCAGCACAGTTGCCCCCTTCGTTGACCGGGCCAGGGAGATCTTCCTGGAGACGGGGGTGTCTACCGTCCTGGTGATGGGCGGGTCCGGCGACTACCTGGACGTAGCTGATACCGTAATAATGATGGATGCCTACAGGGCCTGGATGTCACGGAGAAGGCCCGCATGGTGGCACGGGAGTATCCTACGGGGCGAGAGACGGGAGCCCGGGGCACGTTCCGGCTGCCGGCGCCCAG
- a CDS encoding SoxR reducing system RseC family protein: protein MLEVGYVEETQGDIAKVRMTRTSMCASCKKCGLFAAGGSGDLLIEARNDSNAVPGDWVRVEMDSSNVLKAAFIVYIVPLLFAAVGYPVGLWVSRGLDLLVSPETAGIAGAALFFLGSYGVIRAYDRRCWANREFMPVVKGVLQDRETH, encoded by the coding sequence ATGCTGGAAGTCGGCTACGTGGAAGAAACCCAGGGGGACATAGCAAAGGTCAGGATGACAAGGACCTCCATGTGTGCCTCCTGCAAGAAGTGCGGGCTTTTTGCCGCCGGCGGATCCGGTGACCTCCTCATCGAGGCCCGCAATGACTCCAATGCCGTGCCGGGAGACTGGGTGAGGGTGGAGATGGATTCATCCAATGTTCTAAAGGCTGCCTTCATCGTCTACATAGTTCCCTTGCTCTTCGCGGCGGTGGGTTACCCCGTGGGCCTATGGGTTTCCCGGGGGCTTGACCTCTTGGTGAGCCCCGAAACCGCAGGCATCGCCGGTGCCGCGCTGTTTTTCCTTGGCTCCTACGGGGTGATAAGGGCCTACGACAGGCGGTGCTGGGCCAACCGGGAGTTCATGCCAGTTGTCAAGGGGGTCCTCCAGGACAGGGAGACTCACTAG